The following proteins are encoded in a genomic region of Limosilactobacillus reuteri subsp. reuteri:
- a CDS encoding cation:proton antiporter: protein MYIVAPLIYFERQSTRINLIGKRLRQILETAVLLVIVGTVFAGFSVSLLGILLALAFLMGALSTPTDATATESVLEGLIVPERQENILKMESLFNDASGIILVTAMALWVKNGQFNYQQTFFDFLRSAGGGIIIGIMAALVMISFRQFLGRINHDAYNAQILLFVSTPFFIYFIAEELKVSGIIAVVCAGLMQNSESVRSRFITPRQFHNGLVLLRLLRELLNNTIFVILGLLVVRIIRDDLIIGNTNSQWIVIGILLYITNLLVRYLYGLFSKMGNKGSIIFALGGVRGAVTLALVYMIINNVSSAQFDMIVLAEMLVIILSMVVPSIVFRFILNYDMSRREAGKQVQRLRQEMVKEGLKAVEKIYLPEKIRESVVYDLRDQKSTNSFADFWHQWAKASRYPEFNEQEKELEQRALLWAFQAERQYLDMVSQKENHRDYLFEFYNEILLAESILLNTENEY from the coding sequence ATGTATATAGTAGCTCCACTGATTTATTTTGAGAGGCAATCAACGAGAATTAATCTGATTGGAAAAAGATTACGACAAATTCTTGAAACGGCTGTTCTTTTAGTAATTGTCGGAACGGTATTTGCGGGTTTTAGTGTATCGCTTTTGGGAATTCTGCTAGCCCTGGCATTTCTGATGGGTGCCTTAAGTACTCCGACCGATGCTACTGCAACTGAATCTGTTTTGGAGGGGTTGATTGTCCCTGAAAGACAAGAAAATATTCTAAAAATGGAGTCATTATTTAATGATGCTTCTGGTATTATCCTGGTTACTGCAATGGCGCTGTGGGTAAAAAACGGACAGTTCAACTATCAACAAACGTTTTTTGACTTTTTGCGTTCAGCTGGTGGCGGGATAATTATTGGCATTATGGCAGCCCTTGTAATGATCAGTTTTCGTCAATTTTTAGGGCGAATTAACCATGATGCTTATAATGCGCAAATATTATTATTTGTTAGTACGCCATTCTTTATTTACTTTATAGCTGAAGAATTAAAAGTATCTGGGATTATTGCCGTGGTTTGTGCTGGTTTAATGCAGAATAGCGAAAGCGTTCGAAGTCGTTTTATAACGCCTCGCCAATTTCATAATGGGCTAGTGCTTTTAAGGTTGCTGCGGGAACTCTTAAATAATACCATTTTTGTTATTTTAGGATTATTGGTTGTCAGGATCATTCGTGATGACTTGATTATTGGGAATACAAATTCGCAATGGATTGTGATTGGTATTTTACTTTATATTACTAATCTCCTTGTTCGTTATCTCTATGGACTATTTTCAAAGATGGGTAATAAAGGAAGTATAATTTTTGCTCTTGGGGGAGTCCGTGGCGCAGTAACACTTGCCTTAGTATATATGATTATTAACAATGTAAGCTCTGCACAGTTTGATATGATTGTGTTGGCAGAAATGCTTGTTATTATTTTGAGTATGGTGGTGCCTTCAATCGTATTTCGCTTTATTCTTAACTATGATATGTCAAGGAGGGAGGCCGGCAAACAAGTTCAGCGTTTACGGCAAGAAATGGTTAAAGAGGGATTGAAAGCAGTAGAAAAAATATATCTTCCAGAAAAAATTAGAGAAAGTGTTGTTTATGATTTGCGGGATCAAAAGAGTACCAATTCATTTGCAGATTTTTGGCATCAATGGGCTAAAGCAAGTCGCTATCCAGAATTCAATGAGCAGGAAAAGGAACTGGAGCAACGAGCCTTATTATGGGCATTCCAAGCTGAAAGACAGTACCTTGATATGGTATCTCAAAAGGAAAATCATCGTGACTATCTTTTTGAGTTTTACAACGAAATTCTATTGGCAGAGTCAATTTTACTTAACACTGAAAATGAATATTAA
- a CDS encoding ISL3 family transposase — protein sequence MSHNDSILNILGIKDKNIKIISVEEAEHNDDSVKEYITLITATLSYPINRCRNCGFPTVNKDGFRKTHVRLASLNGRRYELELRKQRYKCKSCHTTFGAITNLTKENQTLSSNLKNQIMLLARKGLSGQLIAEMCHCSPSSVRRTILERMEPHYRVAKLPKHLCFDEFRSTKSVMSFICCDAETHQIVTKLQDRLSPTIIDYFESRYSKAERECVQSVVIDLNAQYQSFIYRLFPNASIIIDRFHLVQLAGRALDNCRISILKQLDKQSREYKIMKSHWKLFHKKAEDLHPEEVVFLRGVKQYMTRQNAVDLITSKFSKFAEVYQTYQDITKALNERNSELLESTILDYQKTNTEMDTAIQTLRQNRKYVLNSAKFEYSNGPLEGINRKIKTLKRTCYGFANQKFFFLRIDCIFS from the coding sequence AAAATATTAAAATTATTTCTGTTGAAGAAGCTGAACACAACGATGACTCTGTTAAAGAGTATATAACACTAATAACGGCTACTCTTTCTTATCCGATTAATCGTTGTCGTAACTGTGGCTTTCCCACAGTTAATAAGGATGGCTTTCGCAAAACTCATGTACGACTGGCTAGTTTAAACGGGAGAAGATATGAACTAGAGCTTCGTAAACAACGCTATAAATGTAAATCGTGCCATACTACGTTTGGTGCTATTACTAATTTAACCAAAGAAAATCAAACCCTATCCAGTAATCTCAAAAATCAAATCATGCTTTTAGCTCGTAAAGGACTATCTGGTCAGCTAATTGCTGAAATGTGTCACTGCTCTCCTAGCAGTGTTCGTCGAACAATTTTAGAGCGCATGGAACCACACTATCGTGTAGCTAAGTTGCCTAAGCATCTATGTTTTGACGAGTTTCGTTCAACTAAGTCTGTGATGTCCTTTATCTGTTGTGACGCTGAAACCCACCAAATTGTCACAAAGTTACAGGATCGTCTATCACCTACCATTATTGATTATTTTGAAAGTCGTTATTCAAAAGCCGAACGCGAATGCGTCCAATCAGTTGTGATTGATTTAAATGCTCAATATCAAAGCTTTATCTATCGCCTTTTCCCTAATGCCAGCATTATTATTGATCGTTTCCATCTTGTGCAATTAGCTGGTCGCGCTTTGGACAATTGTCGTATTTCTATCCTAAAACAACTTGATAAACAGAGCCGAGAATATAAAATTATGAAGTCACATTGGAAGCTATTCCATAAAAAAGCTGAAGATCTTCACCCTGAAGAAGTAGTTTTTCTTCGCGGCGTTAAGCAATATATGACTCGCCAAAATGCTGTTGATCTCATTACTAGTAAATTTTCCAAGTTTGCTGAAGTATACCAAACTTACCAAGATATCACGAAAGCCCTAAACGAGCGCAATAGTGAATTACTAGAGTCAACCATCTTAGACTACCAAAAAACCAATACAGAAATGGATACCGCTATCCAAACCCTTCGTCAAAACAGAAAATATGTCTTAAATAGTGCTAAGTTTGAATACTCTAATGGTCCTTTAGAAGGCATCAATCGCAAAATCAAAACTCTAAAACGAACTTGTTATGGTTTTGCCAATCAAAAATTTTTCTTTTTAAGAATCGATTGTATTTTTTCGTAA